ATACATTAAATAACGAAAAGATTATCCGGATTGAGCCACCATTAATTATAACTAGAGAAGAAATAGACAAGGTTGTGGAAATTTTAGACGAAGCTTTTGCCACTGTAGCTATGTTTGTTGAAGAATTATAAAATTTAGGAGGGGTAAAAATGCCTTTTGTAGAAACTAGTATAACAGTTAAAGGTAACATAGAGGAGATTTATCCAATAGTTAAGGATATGGAAAGTTATCCTAACTTTATGGAAAGTGTTAAATCGGTGAAAGTTATAGAAAGGGATGGAAATACCACCTTAACTAAATGGGAAACAGAGCTTAAAGGGAAGCCTTTCAATTGGGTAGAAAGGGATACCTTTTACGATGAAGATTATAGAATAACATATCAATTGGTTTCAGGGGATTTGAAGAAATTTGAAGGTCAATGGACATTGACAGAAACAGAAAAGGGAGTAGAAATTCACTTAACAGTAGATTTTGAATTTGGTGTTCCTATGATAGCTTCATTACTTAATCCTATAGCTAAATTAATTATCAAACAAAATTGTGATTCGATGCTTACCGCCATAAAACAACAAATTGAGGGTT
This genomic window from Anaerobranca gottschalkii DSM 13577 contains:
- a CDS encoding type II toxin-antitoxin system RatA family toxin — its product is MPFVETSITVKGNIEEIYPIVKDMESYPNFMESVKSVKVIERDGNTTLTKWETELKGKPFNWVERDTFYDEDYRITYQLVSGDLKKFEGQWTLTETEKGVEIHLTVDFEFGVPMIASLLNPIAKLIIKQNCDSMLTAIKQQIEG